From Borrelia sp. RT5S, the proteins below share one genomic window:
- a CDS encoding M48 family metallopeptidase: MGRNFLVILLLGFLFISFFSCTNVRAMSLMAVGNYEYIRGNYQSAISTYYNLVDDFENSSWGYYNLGVVYYSLGEYESSLRMFSYARREDDVFLNFNINYNEGIIYYNQGLYRKAEVAFKEALRINPASYNAKYNLELAIIKKRSVPDSLEALSVNRDKDFIENNENFLRYIENLERVLWITRSEEGVVSPKEDW, from the coding sequence GTGGGACGAAACTTTTTAGTCATATTGTTGCTAGGTTTTTTGTTTATATCTTTTTTTTCTTGTACTAATGTTAGGGCCATGTCCCTTATGGCCGTTGGAAATTATGAATACATTAGGGGTAATTATCAAAGTGCGATCTCCACTTACTATAATCTTGTAGATGATTTTGAGAATTCTTCTTGGGGTTATTATAACCTTGGAGTTGTGTATTATTCTTTGGGTGAGTACGAGAGTTCTCTTCGAATGTTTTCATATGCAAGAAGAGAGGATGATGTTTTTTTGAATTTTAACATAAATTATAACGAGGGGATAATATATTATAACCAAGGACTTTATCGGAAGGCGGAGGTAGCTTTCAAAGAAGCTTTAAGAATTAACCCTGCAAGCTACAATGCTAAGTACAATCTTGAACTTGCAATAATTAAAAAGAGGAGCGTTCCGGATAGCTTGGAAGCTTTAAGTGTTAATAGGGATAAAGATTTTATTGAGAATAATGAGAATTTTTTAAGGTATATTGAAAACCTTGAGAGGGTTTTATGGATAACAAGATCAGAGGAAGGTGTTGTGTCTCCAAAAGAAGATTGGTAG
- a CDS encoding TraR/DksA family transcriptional regulator, with protein MQKSNFEHEFVLKMKNLLLEAKKEILNSIKSVEDSKREIISNDLHLKDVVDIAFDNMDGNNLEALSSVEKKNLHLINQALYRISQNTYGRCLACDKDILKERLEAIPYAFLCIGCQTKKEKKMRR; from the coding sequence ATGCAGAAAAGTAATTTTGAGCATGAGTTTGTTTTAAAGATGAAAAATCTTCTTTTGGAAGCAAAAAAAGAAATATTGAATTCTATTAAATCTGTTGAGGATAGCAAGAGGGAAATTATTAGCAATGATCTTCATCTGAAAGATGTGGTTGATATTGCGTTTGACAACATGGATGGAAATAACCTTGAAGCTTTAAGTTCTGTTGAGAAAAAGAATCTTCATTTAATAAATCAGGCACTTTATCGTATTTCTCAGAATACTTACGGAAGGTGTTTAGCATGCGATAAGGATATTTTAAAAGAGAGACTTGAAGCTATCCCTTATGCATTCTTGTGCATAGGCTGTCAGACTAAAAAGGAAAAAAAGATGAGAAGGTAA
- a CDS encoding OmpA family protein: MNLKIVTLSLLVPHLLFASETLEFKHAKGTKFRIETTDNQIIYLNGTLNAKTKTNIQVSSEVKDIKGNFADIRSYFRILKRDDERDVFLLKEEFEGNFSINGQGEYRINNNQKRPSVRGIPRFPKRPIRINETWTYPAEEYVQASTISEEIKDFIVKFDVHYVYKGKEKIKGKNYDVIHSNYESRYDVKSISFSQKVSQTIYFDSTAGNTYKYNDTYVFEMKNEKDSIRMVGNSSGETISVELQNDSLVENEVKEYIKNKQIASVDVKKGEKGINLSLDIEFHPDSFQVMKKEYTKLNHIAKLLEKFKDNNILIEGHTAKFGTEKEMQELSEKRAHSIGNYLLKMKVKNKDQIFFKGWGAKKPKYESSSPLASKNRRVEITILNN, from the coding sequence GTGAATCTTAAAATTGTTACCTTATCGTTGTTAGTACCGCATCTATTATTTGCTTCTGAGACATTAGAATTTAAACACGCTAAAGGGACTAAATTCAGAATAGAAACCACAGACAATCAAATAATTTATCTGAATGGAACACTTAATGCAAAAACTAAGACAAACATTCAGGTCTCAAGCGAGGTAAAAGACATAAAAGGAAATTTTGCTGATATTAGATCTTATTTTAGGATACTAAAAAGAGATGATGAGCGTGATGTCTTTTTACTTAAAGAAGAATTTGAGGGTAATTTCAGTATAAATGGGCAAGGTGAATATAGAATAAATAACAATCAAAAGAGGCCCTCTGTCAGAGGCATTCCAAGATTCCCAAAAAGACCCATAAGGATAAATGAGACCTGGACATATCCAGCAGAGGAATATGTTCAAGCGTCTACTATCTCAGAAGAAATAAAAGACTTCATTGTAAAATTTGATGTACATTACGTATACAAGGGCAAGGAAAAAATAAAGGGGAAGAATTACGATGTAATTCATTCAAATTACGAGTCTAGATATGATGTAAAAAGCATTTCGTTCTCCCAAAAAGTTAGTCAAACAATTTACTTTGATTCAACAGCAGGAAACACATATAAGTACAATGATACATATGTATTTGAAATGAAAAACGAAAAAGATAGTATCAGGATGGTCGGCAATTCATCCGGAGAGACGATCTCTGTTGAATTACAAAATGACAGCCTAGTGGAAAATGAAGTCAAAGAGTATATTAAGAATAAACAAATAGCCTCTGTTGATGTAAAGAAAGGCGAAAAAGGAATTAACTTAAGCTTAGATATTGAATTTCATCCTGATTCTTTTCAAGTAATGAAAAAGGAATATACAAAGCTAAACCACATAGCCAAGCTACTAGAAAAATTTAAAGACAACAATATTCTAATAGAAGGACATACAGCAAAATTTGGAACAGAAAAGGAAATGCAAGAATTGTCTGAGAAAAGAGCTCATTCAATTGGAAACTACCTACTAAAAATGAAAGTAAAAAACAAAGATCAAATATTTTTCAAAGGATGGGGTGCTAAAAAACCTAAGTACGAGAGCTCATCTCCTTTAGCATCAAAAAATCGAAGAGTAGAGATTACAATTCTGAATAATTGA
- the malQ gene encoding 4-alpha-glucanotransferase — translation MRKSGFLLSISSLPSKYGIGDLGKGAYRFIDFLAASSQTYWQILPYSPTDFVGSPYSSCSAFAGNINYIDLEGISRFIDTDLASLECLESRYVDYNRLIRVKGDILRKAALNFLHRATEGEMKKFEKFIKSASYWLLDFSSFVVFKEYYSKPESSETFNVLFSREILKRDSKALDKLREILGIDIKVQQVLQYFFFSQFKDLKSYANAAGINIIGDMPIFVSYDSADVWAHQRYFKLKFDASKDKVTGVPPDYFSEEGQLWGSPAYNWKTLRKDNYEWWINRIGFLQKYVDIVRIDHFRGFVSTWEVDARESTAVKGHWVKCPGKDFLKHLLDKIDNLKVWVEDLGVDLEDTFKLRDYFNFPGMKVMQFAFDFDAKNPYLPHNYVRNCIVYTGTHDNDTTRGFINSLNDKHKMYIFNYFNTDEDSVIWDMIRGAMASVADSVIVPMQDYLGLGAEFRMNTPGTIFNNWTFRMIEDDLTDTLSKRISDITKLYGRI, via the coding sequence ATGAGAAAAAGTGGATTTTTACTAAGTATTAGTTCTTTGCCTTCTAAGTATGGTATTGGAGATTTGGGCAAGGGGGCGTACAGATTTATAGATTTTCTAGCTGCGTCATCGCAAACTTATTGGCAAATATTGCCTTATTCTCCTACGGATTTTGTGGGTTCTCCTTATTCTAGTTGTTCCGCCTTCGCTGGCAATATTAACTACATTGATCTAGAGGGTATTTCCAGATTTATTGATACAGATTTAGCTAGTCTTGAATGCTTGGAGAGTAGGTACGTTGATTATAATAGGCTCATAAGGGTTAAGGGAGATATTTTAAGAAAAGCTGCTTTGAATTTTTTGCATAGAGCAACTGAGGGTGAGATGAAAAAGTTTGAAAAATTTATAAAATCTGCTTCCTATTGGCTTTTGGATTTTTCAAGCTTTGTTGTTTTTAAAGAGTATTATTCTAAACCAGAATCTTCAGAAACTTTTAATGTTTTATTTAGTAGAGAAATTCTTAAAAGAGACAGTAAGGCTCTAGACAAGCTTAGAGAGATCCTTGGTATTGATATTAAAGTCCAGCAGGTTTTGCAGTACTTCTTTTTTTCGCAATTTAAGGATTTAAAGAGTTACGCTAATGCTGCAGGAATTAACATAATAGGGGATATGCCTATTTTTGTTTCTTATGATTCTGCTGATGTTTGGGCTCATCAAAGGTATTTTAAGCTAAAGTTTGATGCGAGTAAAGATAAGGTAACGGGTGTGCCGCCTGATTATTTTTCTGAGGAAGGACAGCTTTGGGGTAGTCCAGCCTACAACTGGAAAACTTTAAGGAAAGATAACTATGAATGGTGGATTAATCGTATTGGTTTTTTGCAGAAATATGTAGATATTGTTAGAATTGATCATTTTAGGGGATTTGTATCGACTTGGGAGGTGGATGCAAGAGAATCTACAGCTGTTAAGGGGCATTGGGTTAAGTGTCCAGGTAAAGATTTTTTAAAACATCTTTTAGATAAAATTGATAATCTGAAAGTTTGGGTAGAAGATCTTGGAGTGGATCTTGAAGATACATTTAAATTGAGAGATTATTTTAATTTTCCAGGGATGAAAGTAATGCAATTCGCATTTGATTTTGATGCTAAAAATCCATATCTTCCTCATAATTATGTAAGAAATTGCATTGTCTATACAGGGACGCATGATAATGATACTACCCGTGGGTTTATTAATTCCCTTAATGATAAACACAAGATGTATATTTTTAATTATTTCAACACCGATGAAGATTCTGTTATTTGGGATATGATAAGAGGCGCGATGGCTAGTGTTGCTGATAGCGTAATAGTTCCAATGCAAGATTATCTTGGTTTAGGAGCTGAATTTAGGATGAATACACCGGGTACAATTTTTAACAATTGGACTTTTAGAATGATTGAGGACGACCTGACTGATACTTTAAGCAAGAGAATAAGTGACATTACAAAACTTTATGGGAGAATTTAA
- the alr gene encoding alanine racemase, translating into MGKRKEIIINFKNLECNLTSIRNHIRGRELAATLKADAYGHGLIETFNFLKEKGVNYFGLFWIDEAIRVKKIDKNAKTLLYINTDRSEIKNLVKFDITPFVADSCYLSLIEQECLRQNKKIRVHLKVDVGMNRYGIKIENALGLADQIHNSKSVELEGVCTHLPTTENTKITKEQTEKFTCFIDELSQNNINPKFIHVSNSAHTENYTISKKFNMVRPGLILYGYHSNPNRSKNNLNLKPVLSLYSKVVFLKNISQGESVSYSGLFTAKEDIQIGLVPVGYFDGIPQNTSNNFCYLIKDKKCPIRGKVCMNTTIIEIPKDLKINIGEKVEIISENLTLDELSRESGVSKYEILCSIGKHDDKKYLY; encoded by the coding sequence ATGGGCAAGCGGAAAGAGATTATCATAAACTTTAAAAATTTGGAGTGTAATTTAACGTCAATTAGGAATCACATTCGAGGTAGGGAATTAGCAGCTACTCTGAAAGCCGATGCTTACGGACACGGACTGATTGAAACATTTAATTTTTTAAAAGAAAAAGGGGTAAATTATTTTGGTCTTTTCTGGATAGATGAGGCTATAAGGGTTAAAAAAATCGACAAAAATGCAAAAACATTGCTCTACATTAACACAGACAGAAGCGAGATAAAAAATCTGGTTAAGTTTGATATTACACCCTTTGTAGCCGACTCTTGCTACTTATCTTTAATAGAACAAGAATGCTTAAGGCAAAATAAAAAAATAAGGGTTCACTTAAAAGTTGATGTTGGAATGAACAGATATGGAATTAAGATAGAAAATGCTCTAGGCCTGGCTGATCAAATACATAATTCAAAATCAGTAGAATTAGAGGGGGTTTGCACTCACTTACCCACAACGGAAAATACAAAAATCACTAAAGAACAAACAGAAAAATTTACATGTTTCATAGATGAGCTTAGCCAAAACAACATAAATCCCAAATTTATCCATGTATCCAACTCAGCACACACAGAGAACTACACCATAAGTAAAAAATTCAACATGGTAAGACCTGGACTTATTTTGTATGGATACCATTCAAATCCAAATAGGTCAAAAAACAATCTAAATCTCAAGCCTGTATTAAGTTTGTATTCAAAAGTTGTATTTCTTAAAAATATAAGCCAAGGAGAATCAGTATCATACTCAGGCCTATTTACAGCAAAAGAAGACATACAGATCGGACTCGTGCCTGTTGGATACTTTGATGGTATTCCACAAAATACATCCAATAATTTTTGTTATCTAATAAAAGACAAAAAGTGTCCAATCAGAGGAAAAGTATGTATGAACACAACGATAATCGAGATACCTAAAGATTTAAAAATAAACATAGGAGAGAAGGTAGAAATAATCTCTGAAAATTTGACTCTAGATGAACTTAGTAGAGAATCTGGGGTGAGCAAGTATGAAATACTGTGTTCAATTGGCAAGCATGATGATAAAAAATACTTATATTAA
- a CDS encoding calcium/sodium antiporter yields the protein MEYVHFFYVAFGIFLLYLGGDYLLKSSVSIATYFKVPSLLIGVTVVSFSTSAPELFTSLIASFKGKNEIIVSNIIGSNIINMLLALPLTGIFLSIETEFKRLRLSFIVLFLLMFLLLLFSFDPNALAFFKMPYHKTSSSIIFIFFLFYLFLFYKEERKYNFVLKEAEEISCGYGVRFLLLNAFSLFLSIYFLYLGSKLLVDSSVYIAHNIFNVSEKVIGIILVAFGTSIPEIVVSLFSVARKETEIAIGNIIGSNIFNIGLILASSSFVRPVLMSDIYFIDFSIMVAVALILLLIVKFKGVFSKGPSILFLLLYAIYNMLLFVVV from the coding sequence TTGGAATACGTTCATTTTTTTTATGTAGCATTTGGTATATTCTTGTTGTATCTCGGTGGGGATTATCTTTTAAAGAGTTCTGTAAGTATTGCCACTTATTTTAAAGTTCCTAGTCTTTTAATTGGTGTTACCGTGGTGTCATTTTCAACCAGTGCACCAGAGCTTTTCACAAGTTTAATAGCATCTTTTAAGGGTAAAAATGAAATTATTGTTTCTAATATTATTGGAAGTAATATTATTAATATGTTGCTTGCACTTCCCTTAACGGGTATTTTTTTGAGTATTGAGACGGAGTTTAAGAGGCTTAGACTTTCTTTTATAGTTTTGTTTTTGTTAATGTTTCTTCTCTTGCTGTTTTCATTTGATCCAAATGCTTTAGCTTTTTTTAAGATGCCTTATCATAAGACTAGTTCATCAATAATTTTCATTTTCTTTTTATTTTATCTATTTTTGTTCTACAAAGAAGAGAGGAAATATAATTTTGTTTTAAAAGAGGCGGAAGAAATTAGTTGTGGTTATGGCGTTAGATTTTTATTATTAAATGCGTTTTCATTATTTTTAAGTATTTATTTTTTGTATTTAGGATCAAAATTGTTAGTAGATAGTTCAGTTTACATTGCTCACAATATTTTTAATGTTAGTGAAAAGGTTATTGGGATTATTCTTGTAGCTTTCGGGACTAGCATACCAGAAATTGTTGTTTCTCTGTTTTCTGTGGCTAGGAAAGAAACAGAGATTGCTATTGGAAATATTATTGGGAGTAATATATTCAATATTGGGTTGATTTTAGCTAGTAGTAGCTTTGTAAGACCAGTACTGATGAGTGATATTTATTTTATTGACTTTAGTATAATGGTCGCTGTAGCTTTAATTCTATTGTTAATAGTTAAGTTTAAGGGGGTCTTTAGCAAGGGGCCTTCTATTCTTTTTTTGTTGTTGTACGCTATATATAATATGCTTTTATTTGTAGTTGTTTAG
- a CDS encoding VWA domain-containing protein, with product MLTFNSPLYLFLLIILPLIIYCSHFLRNRGGKVKFPISLYGNVGSLKFRDYGLNLLYFTTYSFLYLAITGMILTLSGPSISKKKMIYLSDGADIIIVLDISPSMGAVEFSSKNRLEFAKELVKYFSFQRENDNIGLVAFAKEASLIVPLTVDRDFFSKKLDDIYIMDLGNGSALGLGISIALSHLRHSEASSKSVIVLTDGVVNSDEVYKDQVINLAKGLNVKIYSIGIGSSEELNVEFKMRSGKFYQGTLKEVYDSSMLSEISNKTGGLFYSVNDDFSFKFAIQDFSKKENVERKIKISVENKDIYNGFLFITFCLLVLHFVFSKVFLKEVI from the coding sequence ATGCTAACATTTAACTCCCCTCTATACTTATTTTTACTTATAATTCTTCCGCTGATAATTTACTGTAGTCATTTTCTCAGGAACAGGGGGGGGAAAGTTAAGTTTCCAATATCTCTTTATGGTAATGTTGGTTCTCTAAAATTTAGGGATTATGGACTAAATTTGTTGTATTTTACAACTTATTCTTTTCTTTATCTAGCAATAACAGGTATGATTTTGACCTTGTCAGGGCCTTCTATTTCAAAAAAGAAGATGATTTATCTCAGTGATGGAGCAGATATCATTATTGTATTAGACATATCACCTAGTATGGGTGCTGTCGAGTTTTCCTCTAAAAATAGACTTGAATTTGCAAAAGAATTGGTTAAGTATTTTTCTTTTCAAAGAGAGAATGATAATATTGGTTTAGTGGCTTTTGCAAAAGAGGCCTCTTTAATAGTTCCACTTACGGTTGATAGGGATTTCTTTTCTAAAAAGTTAGACGATATTTATATCATGGATCTCGGCAATGGTTCTGCTTTGGGTCTTGGAATTTCGATAGCTCTTTCTCATCTAAGACATTCGGAAGCTTCTAGTAAGTCCGTTATTGTTCTAACAGATGGAGTTGTTAATTCGGATGAAGTGTACAAGGATCAAGTAATAAATCTCGCTAAGGGATTGAATGTTAAAATTTATTCTATAGGAATTGGTAGTAGTGAGGAGCTTAATGTTGAATTTAAAATGAGGTCTGGTAAGTTTTATCAGGGTACTTTAAAAGAAGTTTACGATTCTAGTATGCTTTCTGAGATTTCAAATAAAACAGGAGGCCTTTTTTATTCTGTAAACGATGATTTTTCATTTAAATTTGCAATTCAGGATTTTTCGAAAAAAGAAAATGTGGAGAGGAAGATTAAAATTTCTGTTGAAAATAAGGACATCTACAATGGATTTTTATTTATAACATTTTGTCTACTGGTTCTTCATTTTGTATTTTCTAAGGTCTTTTTAAAAGAGGTAATATGA
- a CDS encoding S2/P23 family protein, protein MANKIDIKLIVFLTLVLLTIGCSFFRGPKKADFDKEKIGIQAGNEKLEFIDGAKYIEKLPVINKSATVTWKKTKAMPIFDKQGQEIPALKEKLGYSYVISPIKMNEELSATASFFILIETTAKGDPEYTVDDLRLVTSGKNLDIKDSALFPPEPSGETGYVTSFPFGLPITNEVRLAFDNTYIDDQWTYMIAKLTLRNKKTQKLEIYDISLNSRFVHDLLKEVARLYPEIKEKNYDLFDDLK, encoded by the coding sequence ATGGCGAACAAAATAGATATAAAATTAATAGTATTTCTTACGTTGGTTTTGTTAACAATTGGGTGTTCCTTTTTCAGAGGCCCCAAAAAAGCTGACTTTGATAAAGAAAAGATTGGAATACAGGCAGGTAATGAAAAATTAGAATTCATTGATGGAGCAAAATACATAGAAAAACTACCCGTAATAAATAAAAGTGCGACTGTGACTTGGAAAAAGACAAAAGCAATGCCAATTTTTGATAAACAGGGACAAGAAATTCCTGCTCTTAAGGAAAAATTAGGATACTCTTACGTAATCTCTCCTATTAAAATGAATGAAGAATTAAGTGCTACTGCTTCATTTTTTATTCTCATTGAGACTACTGCAAAAGGGGATCCGGAATATACAGTTGACGACTTAAGACTAGTAACATCAGGAAAAAACCTAGACATTAAAGACTCCGCCTTATTTCCACCTGAACCATCAGGAGAAACAGGTTATGTAACATCCTTTCCTTTCGGACTACCAATAACTAATGAAGTCAGATTGGCGTTTGATAATACATATATAGACGATCAATGGACATATATGATCGCTAAATTAACTTTGAGAAACAAAAAAACTCAAAAATTAGAGATCTATGACATATCTCTTAATTCAAGATTTGTACATGATCTGCTAAAGGAAGTGGCCAGACTGTATCCAGAAATCAAAGAAAAAAATTATGATTTATTTGATGACTTAAAATAA
- a CDS encoding putative glycoside hydrolase has product MKFNVCRIFFYPIYFLVFCFFLCFHLYSLDGAGYFNNNDLFFVHKGALYKRHNNTIFKVEPEGLETRWVYPFVKPVPRRITSVYEDFYSSSALLTTSDSVYFSHNYFKSFVKLFGRDSFNENSYITSSALSQGENKHIAIGTSNSGIYLNINGSLDFKSLNSLISTTYLSAGYYDIISAIEFSKNNQGELYCSYGIYGDIILINTAVGTVKRLDFPFKKQIVRIIDLSSSKIEKLLVRTYDNHFYSCVDGKWVFEGQFSVYREDFFEKTERINLASNKGSIYLTAYTLRNKTAIDSRFEFIKRLGMNAVIIDFKDDSGILTYPSELALPNKMKAVRNLIDVPYILKKAKEFGIYVIARVVVFKDKKLYSYNNFEYALWNKTTNQPWANMIRVSEGNSFKYVQREHWVDLFLKDVWDYNVSIAKEIQSLGVDEVQFDYIRFPTDGPISLISSRVSKYSMRAIDALESFLIIARKNISIPISIDIYGNNGWFITNSIGQNISMISDYVDVVSPMFYPSHYTNDFLDNELYYTTRAYKIYKEGSNRAAVFSFNKVIIRPYVQAFLLGQERGVSKETYLGYFSHQLRGIKESLGNGFSLWNASNTYYMVKSDLSEFLPN; this is encoded by the coding sequence ATGAAGTTTAATGTGTGTAGGATATTTTTTTATCCGATTTATTTTCTTGTCTTCTGTTTTTTTCTATGCTTTCATCTGTATTCTTTGGATGGAGCTGGGTATTTTAATAATAATGATTTATTTTTTGTTCACAAGGGTGCCTTGTATAAGAGGCATAATAATACAATATTTAAGGTTGAGCCGGAAGGGCTGGAGACCAGATGGGTATATCCTTTCGTAAAACCCGTTCCTAGAAGGATAACTTCAGTTTATGAAGATTTTTATTCATCTAGTGCTCTTCTAACAACGAGCGATTCTGTTTATTTTTCTCATAACTATTTTAAAAGCTTTGTAAAGTTATTCGGGAGAGATAGCTTTAATGAAAATTCTTATATTACATCTAGTGCACTATCTCAAGGGGAGAATAAACATATTGCTATTGGAACTTCTAATAGCGGAATCTATTTAAATATCAATGGTAGTCTGGATTTTAAAAGCTTAAATTCTTTAATTTCTACAACCTATTTAAGTGCCGGTTATTATGACATTATCAGTGCTATAGAGTTTTCAAAGAACAACCAAGGGGAATTGTATTGTTCTTATGGAATTTATGGAGATATTATTTTAATTAATACTGCCGTAGGGACTGTTAAAAGGTTAGATTTTCCCTTCAAGAAACAGATAGTTCGAATTATTGATTTGTCTAGTTCAAAGATAGAAAAATTGTTGGTTAGAACTTATGATAATCATTTTTATTCTTGTGTTGATGGTAAATGGGTTTTTGAGGGCCAATTTTCTGTTTATAGGGAAGATTTTTTTGAAAAAACAGAGAGGATAAATCTTGCTTCTAATAAAGGATCTATTTATTTAACAGCATATACCCTTAGAAATAAGACTGCTATTGATAGTAGATTTGAATTTATAAAAAGATTAGGAATGAATGCCGTTATAATTGATTTTAAAGATGATAGCGGTATTTTGACTTACCCGAGTGAGCTAGCTCTGCCAAATAAGATGAAGGCTGTTAGAAACTTAATTGATGTACCTTACATTTTAAAGAAGGCGAAGGAATTTGGCATATACGTTATTGCTCGAGTTGTTGTCTTTAAAGATAAAAAACTTTATTCTTATAACAATTTTGAGTATGCTCTTTGGAATAAAACAACTAATCAACCTTGGGCAAATATGATAAGGGTTAGTGAGGGTAATTCTTTTAAGTACGTTCAAAGGGAGCACTGGGTAGATCTGTTTTTAAAAGATGTATGGGATTACAATGTATCTATCGCGAAGGAGATCCAGTCTTTGGGGGTTGATGAGGTTCAGTTTGACTATATTAGATTTCCAACAGATGGGCCTATTTCTCTTATATCTTCGAGGGTTAGTAAGTATAGCATGAGAGCAATTGATGCTCTTGAGTCCTTTTTAATTATAGCTAGAAAAAATATTTCTATTCCTATTTCCATTGATATCTATGGCAACAATGGGTGGTTTATTACAAATAGCATTGGACAAAACATTTCAATGATTTCAGATTATGTTGATGTTGTCTCTCCTATGTTTTATCCTTCTCATTATACTAATGATTTCCTTGATAATGAGTTGTATTACACGACCCGTGCTTATAAGATTTATAAGGAGGGTAGCAATAGGGCTGCTGTGTTTTCTTTCAATAAGGTTATAATTAGGCCTTATGTACAAGCTTTTTTGCTTGGACAAGAACGAGGTGTAAGTAAGGAAACATATTTGGGGTATTTTTCTCATCAGTTAAGAGGGATTAAGGAATCCTTAGGCAATGGATTTAGTCTTTGGAATGCATCTAATACTTACTATATGGTTAAGAGTGATTTAAGTGAATTTTTACCTAATTAA
- a CDS encoding VWA domain-containing protein gives MSIENYYALYLFVVLFLILIIYICNFKRGLPFFKNLSLMYVNNAYIRNYYIKKILMIFFFILSLGFLILSILNISWGQKVTEDERSNLRISFVFDISRSMLSLDEGRSINRLEGAKDVISLILNNFESAEYSLTIFKGKPVLLLPFSKDKTSLHKVLNYVEPNLISSPGSFLGEGVLSAIQGIKDDSYYNFLIILTDGDEWGENNYYRFSKLVDNMSIRSFVVGIGSRNPSPLVDNDLIVKDKEGGVVKALFNEDNLHLLASSLKGAYYDLYLEGTNYVINEIRNDIMKKSSSDIMVVRILRYKIFLVGALLSTLLYIFVRVIKWDETF, from the coding sequence ATGAGCATAGAAAATTATTACGCTTTATACTTGTTTGTAGTTTTATTTTTGATTCTTATTATCTATATCTGTAATTTTAAAAGAGGTCTTCCATTTTTTAAGAATTTAAGCCTTATGTATGTTAATAACGCATACATAAGGAACTACTACATAAAAAAAATACTTATGATATTTTTTTTCATATTGAGTTTGGGGTTTTTGATTCTTTCTATTTTAAATATTTCTTGGGGACAGAAAGTTACTGAAGACGAGAGGTCAAATTTAAGAATATCTTTTGTTTTTGATATATCTCGTAGTATGCTGAGCCTGGATGAGGGCAGATCGATTAACAGACTTGAGGGTGCTAAGGATGTTATTAGTTTAATTTTGAACAATTTTGAGAGTGCTGAGTATTCGCTTACTATTTTTAAGGGCAAGCCGGTGCTATTATTACCCTTTTCTAAAGACAAGACTAGTCTACACAAAGTATTAAATTATGTTGAACCTAATTTGATAAGTTCGCCTGGTAGTTTTTTAGGTGAAGGGGTGCTTAGTGCCATACAGGGAATAAAAGACGATTCTTATTATAATTTTTTGATAATTTTAACGGATGGGGATGAATGGGGTGAGAATAATTATTATAGATTTTCTAAATTAGTTGATAATATGAGTATTAGGAGCTTTGTAGTTGGTATTGGGAGTAGAAATCCATCTCCTTTAGTTGACAATGATTTGATTGTTAAAGATAAAGAGGGAGGTGTGGTTAAAGCTTTGTTTAATGAGGATAATTTACATCTTCTTGCCTCTTCTCTTAAGGGTGCTTATTATGATTTATATTTAGAAGGTACAAATTACGTTATCAATGAGATAAGAAATGATATAATGAAGAAAAGTTCGAGTGATATTATGGTTGTTAGAATTCTAAGGTATAAAATCTTCTTGGTTGGTGCTCTTTTGTCTACGTTATTGTATATATTCGTTAGGGTTATTAAGTGGGACGAAACTTTTTAG
- the infA gene encoding translation initiation factor IF-1 translates to MDIKEEAIETEGIVKESLPNTMFRVELKNGHLVLAHLSGKMRKHFIKIVPGDKVKVALSPYDLTKGRIIYREK, encoded by the coding sequence TTGGATATTAAAGAAGAAGCCATTGAGACCGAGGGTATTGTTAAAGAATCTCTTCCTAATACAATGTTTAGAGTAGAACTTAAGAATGGGCATTTGGTTTTGGCTCATTTATCTGGGAAAATGAGAAAGCACTTCATTAAGATAGTTCCCGGTGATAAGGTTAAGGTCGCTCTTTCGCCTTACGATCTTACTAAGGGAAGGATAATATATAGAGAGAAATAG